The following coding sequences lie in one Glycine max cultivar Williams 82 chromosome 19, Glycine_max_v4.0, whole genome shotgun sequence genomic window:
- the LOC102667448 gene encoding uncharacterized protein has translation MGTDESDSMVQGSSPMAESDSMVQGSEQEKEVREVLGGLRSEEGSCGVTVNGGGFSSSENQGLHDDGVIDVVVKNSSVLETKVSVLRENDCQVLADSEVNRVSSWLGMQESDMDAVFSSEGTQKLDFVYGSEKLDYMFASESRVPEVSVLSVDGSVGVGGEDGRGGKPEEEGIDEDLDGEVDSTASEGRVSEVSFLSVDSLIGVGGEDIRDGGESGEVEKEEDYDGNIVTLASESRVAQAAKLSVDGSVGLGGEHGREGKNKDSDGKIVTPASESRVAEAVDFIVDGLVGLGGEDKTDRDEIEGKVKDENYAAGNIMTVTSENKVAEAAVLSMDGLVRVGGEDIRNGGRWEGVAKDEDCGGNIVTIEVPVAETSENMDVDVEDSSVEGCGFVVGDFVWGQVESHPSWPGLIYDPSDASDFALKLKQKNKLLVAYFGNGTFAWCQPSQLKPFQDNFDDMVKQSSSIDFANAVQEAATEFGRLLYIKLSRPFVTKKTGPESSLPLAKNSGIKEGVLVPENDIERLDFLIEPAELLSNVKRISQFVEFGSILELEILKAQLSAFYLSKGGYKLADYMDPQPVLGVEDSVMDETVAVVNGKSTVEAPTQGPFDELGHSPGLSGSTSNPVRKQKSIAEIMGEDKDVHTAANREVDATVEMVNAIGLNVGKKRKGSEDNGMALKPVQKRRELLVDTDGDVLSAKNDGKGDEENSSIGSLLQSIEKKTEAFDEGKSEERNGKGNLSRERKRSKYLSPPFTIPIRGQREVYIEPESLKVSRKAKVSQRSAGADGPSSLPVYKGRSFDSSNYQTQDDGETIIDPKKIQAPVKEVLSQVLDAATSPLIRREGTSLDQFVDFTYAFRSSLYSQGSLCELYKKNQPGRKRKMLESEEDGMLKELNLSADEHLSSLKQNSGPKKRRKETASGKKGNDENAAGAVLFVSFWPGSSMPSRSDLVSVYSKFGALNEAETDMFRTNYTARVSFLRTSDAEKAYNHSQNNNPFGSPTDVTFQLQYSSDGSKSGVQQQGERSNNKPLPAAATAPVAFSQGTEASKLIFIQQKLQGMTLMLEEASGGGKSPDMMAKLESEMKALLEDVNKMVEASLF, from the coding sequence ATGGGCACGGATGAAAGTGACAGCATGGTTCAAGGTTCATCTCCTATGGCAGAAAGTGACAGCATGGTTCAAGGTTCAGAGCAGGAGAAGGAGGTTAGGGAAGTTCTTGGGGGTTTGAGAAGTGAAGAGGGTAGTTGTGGGGTTACTGTGAATGGGGGAGGGTTTTCTAGCAGTGAAAACCAAGGGTTGCATGATGATGGTGTCATTGACGTTGTCGTCAAGAATAGTAGTGTCTTGGAGACCAAGGTTTCAGTTCTGAGAGAGAATGATTGTCAAGTTTTGGCTGATTCTGAGGTGAATAGGGTGTCCTCTTGGTTAGGAATGCAAGAAAGTGATATGGATGCGGTGTTTTCCAGTGAGGGTACTCAAAAGTTGGACTTTGTTTATGGTTCTGAGAAGCTGGACTACATGTTTGCTTCTGAGAGTAGAGTGCCAGAGGTTTCTGTTTTGAGCGTGGACGGTTCGGTTGGGGTTGGTGGAGAAGATGGAAGAGGAGGAAAGCCGGAAGAGGAAGGAATAGATGAAGATTTGGATGGGGAAGTAGACAGTACTGCTTCTGAGGGTAGAGTATCAGAAGTTTCTTTTTTGAGTGTGGATAGTTTGATAGGGGTTGGTGGGGAAGACATAAGAGATGGAGGCGAAAGTGGAGAGGTAGAAAAAGAGGAAGACTATGATGGCAACATTGTGACTCTTGCATCTGAGAGTAGAGTTGCACAAGCTGCCAAATTGAGTGTGGATGGCTCGGTAGGTCTTGGTGGGGAACATGGAAGGGAAGGGAAAAACAAAGACAGTGATGGGAAGATTGTGACTCCTGCATCTGAAAGTAGAGTTGCAGAAGCTGTTGATTTTAttgtggatggtttggtaggtCTTGGTGGGGAAGACAAAACAGATAGAGATGAAATTGAAGGGAAAGTAAAAGATGAAAACTATGCTGCTGGGAACATCATGACTGTTACTTCTGAGAATAAAGTAGCAGAAGCTGCTGTTTTGAGTATGGATGGTTTGGTAAGGGTTGGAGGGGAAGACATTAGAAATGGGGGGAGATGGGAAGGGGTTGCAAAAGATGAAGATTGTGGTGGGAACATTGTGACTATAGAGGTTCCAGTTGCAGAGACAAGTGAGAACATGGATGTGGATGTGGAGGACTCGAGTGTTGAAGGGTGTGGTTTTGTTGTTGGTGATTTTGTTTGGGGTCAAGTTGAGAGCCATCCTTCATGGCCTGGCCTGATTTATGACCCATCTGATGCATCTGACTTTGCATTGAAGCTGAAACAAAAGAATAAACTTCTGGTTGCCTACTTCGGGAATGGAACCTTTGCATGGTGTCAACCGTCACAACTAAAGCCTTTTCAGGATAACTTTGATGATATGGTTAAACAGAGTAGTTCCATCGATTTTGCCAATGCTGTGCAAGAAGCTGCAACTGAGTTTGGAAGGCTTCTGTATATAAAGTTAAGTCGTCCATTTGTTACTAAGAAAACTGGTCCAGAATCCAGTCTCCCCTTGGCGAAAAATTCTGGCatcaaggaaggagttcttgtGCCTGAAAATGACATAGAGAGACTTGATTTTCTAATTGAACCCGCAGAATTACTTTCTAATGTGAAACGAATTTCGCAATTTGTTGAGTTTGGTAGTATTCTGGAGCTTGAGATATTAAAGGCTCAGCTTTCCGCATTTTATCTGTCAAAAGGGGGTTATAAATTAGCTGATTATATGGATCCCCAGCCGGTTCTTGGAGTTGAAGATAGTGTAATGGATGAAACAGTTGCTGTAGTTAATGGTAAAAGTACTGTGGAAGCACCTACCCAAGGGCCATTTGATGAACTGGGTCATTCTCCAGGGCTTTCAGGGAGCACATCAAACCCTGTTAGAAAGCAGAAAAGCATTGCTGAAATTATGGGGGAGGACAAAGATGTTCATACAGCAGCAAATAGGGAGGTGGATGCAACTGTTGAAATGGTGAATGCAATTGGGTTAAATGttggaaagaagagaaaaggtaGTGAGGATAATGGGATGGCATTGAAACCTGTTCAAAAGAGAAGAGAGTTGCTTGTAGACACTGATGGAGATGTGTTGAGTGCTAAAAACGATGGCAAAGGTGATGAGGAAAACAGCAGCATTGGCTCACTGCTTCAGTCAATAGAGAAAAAGACAGAAGCTTTTGATGAAGGGAAGAGTGAAGAACGAAATGGGAAGGGTAATTTGTcaagagaaaggaagagaagCAAGTACTTGTCCCCTCCTTTCACTATTCCAATCAGGGGGCAAAGGGAGGTATACATAGAACCAGAATCCCTTAAAGTTTCCAGAAAAGCTAAAGTATCACAGAGAAGTGCAGGGGCCGATGGCCCGAGTTCTCTTCCAGTGTATAAGGGGAGGTCTTTCGATAGCTCGAATTACCAAACACAAGATGATGGGGAAACGATTATTGATCCAAAGAAAATCCAGGCTCCTGTGAAGGAAGTCCTGTCTCAAGTCCTCGATGCAGCTACTAGTCCACTAATTCGTAGGGAAGGCACTTCTCTTGACCAATTTGTTGACTTTACTTATGCCTTCAGAAGTTCCTTATATAGCCAGGGATCGTTATGCGAATTATACAAGAAAAATCAACCTGGAAGGAAGAGAAAGATGCTGGAATCTGAAGAAGATGGAATGTTGAAAGAACTAAATCTGTCTGCTGATGAACATTTATCATCACTGAAGCAAAATTCTGggccaaagaagagaagaaaggaaACTGCTTCAGGCAAGAAGGGGAACGATGAAAATGCTGCAGGTGctgttctttttgtttcattttggcCAGGATCCTCTATGCCTTCAAGATCTGATCTTGTCTCGGTGTATAGCAAGTTTGGAGCTCTGAATGAAGCAGAAACTGATATGTTCCGCACTAACTACACAGCTAGAGTGTCCTTCCTTCGAACTTCTGATGCCGAGAAGGCATATAACCATTCCCAAAACAATAACCCTTTTGGATCTCCTACTGATGTCACTTTTCAGCTTCAGTATTCCTCTGATGGATCCAAGTCTGGTGTACAACAACAGGGTGAAAGATCAAACAACAAGCCTTTGCCAGCAGCAGCTACAGCACCTGTTGCATTCTCACAGGGTACTGAAGCATCCAAATTGATCTTCATACAGCAGAAGCTTCAAGGTATGACTTTGATGCTAGAAGAAGCATCAGGTGGTGGCAAATCTCCTGATATGATGGCAAAGTTAGAGAGCGAGATGAAGGCTCTTTTGGAGGATGTTAACAAAATGGTTGAAGCTTCTTTGTTTTAG
- the LOC100818031 gene encoding universal stress protein A-like protein, translating into MAEEVTRVMVAVNESSIKGYPHPSISSKGAFDWTINKIVRDNVSAFNLLFLHVQVPDEDGFDDMDSIFASPDDFKNMNQRDRIRGVHLLEYFINRCHEIGVVCQAWIMHGDPKEVICHEVKRLRPDLLVVGSRGLGPFQKVFVGTVSEFCWKHAECPVISIKRKPDETPQDPVDD; encoded by the exons ATGGCGGAAGAGGTGACTCGGGTGATGGTGGCGGTGAACGAGTCGAGCATTAAGGGATACCCTCATCCTTCGATCAGCAGCAAAGGGGCTTTCGACTGGACCATCAACAAGATCGTTCGCGACAACGTCTCTGCCTTCaaccttctttttcttcacGTTCAAGTCCCCGATGAAGatg gTTTTGATGACATGGATAGTATCTTTGCTTCTCCTGACGATTTTAAGAACATGAATCAGAGAGATAGAATTAGAGGAGTTCATCTGCTGGAATACTTCATCAATAGGTGTCATGAAATTGGG gTGGTTTGTCAAGCATGGATAATGCATGGTGATCCCAAAGAAGTAATATGTCATGAAGTGAAACGACTAAGGCCAGATCTTCTGGTTGTGGGTAGCCGAGGTCTTGGACCTTTTCAAAA GGTTTTTGTTGGCACTGTGAGTGAATTTTGTTGGAAACATGCTGAATGCCCTGTCATTAGTATCAAACGCAAGCCAGATGAAACTCCTCAGGACCCTGTTGATGACTGA